The following are from one region of the Trichocoleus sp. genome:
- a CDS encoding PAS domain S-box protein: protein MKNATFSDNSQLQTTLLEATLETLTDAVVWVGAAGEIQWCNLAFEQLIQQSSNDILGVQLSLVLPLQQNGKPIASFDYPDAQIRLGRYRKAEYKTQNPDSQILEISGCCIPDETGSIAILILRDVTEIHSLKAEYQQKEAALKQAKAKYRSIFENATQGIFQTSLDGCCINANPCLAKIVGYESSSDLMSDLINIEEQIYVDPERRREFLRLLYEQGAVSKLESQIYRKDGSIIWISETARVVCDEDGQPLYYEGFVEDITEYKQAEVEQQKALSILQATLESTADAILVVDLRRNAPVYNQKFIQMWGISEDLMQPGREDDRIQFLASKTKDPQAFLARVWDLFQNHPEEVALELLEFKDGRVFERYSQPQWNGRQIIGRVWSFRDVTEQKRAEAALKASEAELRTLFEAMDDVILVFDREGCCLKVAPTKTDKFFKTPEENIGKRVHEVLPQATADLQLHYIQQALATKEKQSVEYSLMLPAGEHWFFANVAPLSEEMVIWVARDITGRKQAEAALRRSELKYRHLYENSQVGIFRTRAEDGLILDANPCSLALIGYGNPDEVIGKRSILDFYVNWSDREWVLQQVHKYGACNHYEVQFRRSDGQIRWGLCSVQLNREENCLDAVITDISDRKRLEEELLHSQRFLDNVIDNIPLAIFAKDATNDFRYALINRNSEKILGFPREGAIGLRDEDLISKEQAQFHQQEDLAAIERQEVLEIPEQWIRTTSSDNVSENILVRGWKVPLYDPMGNVTHLLAISEDVTERKHREQALRLIVEGTAAKTGDEFFQSCVRYLAEVLRVRYALVTEFMGDSKTRVRTLATYFSRPSKRSRADWDCEAGGQGELFEYDLQGTPCEKVLQGQICYYPSELQTLFPEDTPAIEAGLNSYLGIPLADSGGNILGHLAVMDVKAMKPDSGRELILKIFAARAGAELERKRAEAALRIAKEAAEAANRAKSTFLANMSHELRTPLNAILGFAQLMERDISLSMSQQESLRIINRSGEHLLELINDVLEMSKIEAGRITLNPAPFDLHQLLHALREMFLIRATSKGLSLEFYLAPDLPQYVFSDEGKLRQVLMNLLSNAVKFTQQGKIILRVSSQQSSIAPEAPVPHALPLSLHFEVSDTGQGIASEEIGTLFQPFVQTASSAQAKEGTGLGLAISRQFIRLMGGEIDVSSQLKQGSRFWFSISVQIASASQVSLPLPQGKVLHLAPNQPTYRILVVDDRPENRDLIAQLLNRVGFQTNSANNGQEAIEQWQRWQPHLIWMDMRMPVMDGYEATRRIRAAETETNLHQRCKIIALTASAFDEQQSSILAAGCDDLVCKPFRESTIFDKLTTHLGVEFLYAEPAEPHRSPTYFSTASPDSPETSFIFHPSSLTSLPSSWVADLALAALAVDNDRIFQLIDQLPESHRALAQRLTELVQQFDFDAILELAQENQESGEQRTGDGE, encoded by the coding sequence ATGAAAAACGCTACATTTTCTGACAATTCCCAGCTTCAAACGACCCTACTGGAAGCGACGCTAGAAACCCTCACAGATGCAGTCGTTTGGGTGGGAGCAGCAGGCGAGATTCAGTGGTGCAATCTGGCTTTTGAGCAACTCATTCAGCAATCATCCAATGACATTTTAGGGGTTCAGTTGAGCCTGGTATTACCATTGCAGCAAAATGGCAAGCCGATCGCTTCATTTGATTATCCAGATGCCCAAATTCGGCTAGGAAGGTATCGCAAAGCAGAATATAAAACTCAAAATCCTGATTCTCAAATCCTGGAAATTTCGGGTTGCTGTATTCCAGATGAAACCGGATCGATCGCCATCTTGATCCTGCGAGATGTAACGGAGATACATAGCTTAAAGGCAGAATATCAGCAGAAAGAAGCGGCTCTTAAGCAGGCAAAAGCAAAGTATCGATCGATTTTTGAGAACGCAACCCAGGGAATTTTTCAAACGAGTCTAGATGGTTGCTGCATTAATGCAAATCCCTGCCTGGCAAAGATTGTAGGCTATGAGTCTTCATCTGACTTAATGTCCGATTTGATAAACATTGAAGAACAAATTTATGTTGATCCGGAACGTCGGCGTGAATTCCTGCGATTATTGTATGAACAAGGTGCAGTCTCTAAATTAGAATCACAAATTTATCGAAAAGATGGCTCCATTATTTGGATCTCGGAAACAGCACGAGTTGTTTGTGACGAAGATGGACAACCGCTTTACTATGAAGGCTTTGTTGAAGATATTACCGAATACAAGCAAGCAGAAGTCGAGCAACAAAAAGCTCTTTCGATCCTGCAAGCAACTCTAGAATCAACCGCAGATGCAATTCTGGTCGTTGATCTCCGTCGCAATGCCCCGGTTTATAACCAAAAATTTATTCAAATGTGGGGCATTTCAGAAGACCTGATGCAGCCAGGACGGGAAGACGATCGCATTCAATTTCTTGCCAGCAAAACGAAAGATCCACAGGCGTTTTTGGCGAGAGTCTGGGATCTGTTTCAGAACCACCCAGAAGAAGTCGCATTGGAGCTGCTGGAATTCAAAGATGGACGCGTTTTTGAGCGATATTCTCAGCCGCAGTGGAATGGTCGGCAGATCATTGGACGGGTCTGGAGTTTTCGAGATGTCACTGAACAGAAGCGGGCAGAAGCAGCCCTAAAAGCATCTGAGGCGGAGCTACGCACGCTGTTTGAGGCAATGGATGATGTGATTCTGGTGTTCGATCGAGAAGGTTGCTGCCTCAAGGTTGCACCCACAAAAACCGACAAATTCTTTAAAACGCCGGAAGAAAACATTGGGAAACGAGTTCATGAAGTATTGCCGCAAGCAACCGCAGATTTGCAACTGCACTACATTCAGCAAGCCTTAGCAACGAAAGAAAAGCAGAGCGTAGAATATAGCCTGATGCTGCCTGCAGGTGAGCATTGGTTTTTTGCAAATGTTGCACCACTGTCTGAAGAGATGGTGATCTGGGTGGCGCGAGATATTACCGGACGCAAACAGGCTGAAGCTGCCCTGCGCCGCAGTGAACTTAAATATCGTCATCTCTATGAAAACTCCCAGGTCGGCATCTTTCGCACCAGGGCTGAAGATGGCTTAATCTTGGATGCAAATCCCTGTTCCTTAGCGTTGATTGGCTATGGCAACCCGGATGAGGTGATTGGCAAACGCAGCATTCTTGACTTTTATGTGAACTGGAGCGATCGAGAATGGGTTCTACAGCAGGTTCACAAATATGGCGCTTGTAACCACTATGAAGTTCAATTTCGGCGTAGCGATGGGCAAATCCGCTGGGGTTTGTGTTCAGTGCAGCTCAATCGGGAAGAGAACTGTCTGGATGCAGTCATCACAGATATCAGCGATCGAAAACGGCTGGAAGAAGAACTATTACACTCTCAGCGATTTCTTGATAACGTCATTGACAACATTCCATTGGCAATCTTTGCCAAAGATGCAACAAACGATTTCCGCTATGCCCTGATTAACCGCAATTCGGAAAAGATTCTAGGGTTTCCCCGTGAAGGGGCGATCGGGCTGCGCGACGAAGATTTAATCAGCAAAGAACAAGCTCAATTTCATCAGCAGGAAGATTTAGCGGCGATCGAGCGGCAGGAAGTACTGGAAATTCCAGAGCAGTGGATTAGAACTACATCCAGCGACAATGTGAGTGAGAATATTCTGGTGCGCGGCTGGAAAGTACCGCTTTATGATCCAATGGGCAACGTGACTCACCTTCTGGCAATTTCAGAAGATGTGACTGAACGAAAGCACCGCGAACAAGCCTTACGGCTGATTGTAGAAGGAACTGCCGCTAAAACAGGGGATGAATTTTTTCAGTCCTGCGTGCGCTATCTGGCTGAAGTTTTGCGCGTGCGCTATGCGCTGGTAACCGAATTTATGGGTGACTCTAAAACCAGAGTCCGAACATTAGCCACCTACTTTTCAAGACCGTCTAAGCGTTCTCGGGCAGACTGGGACTGTGAGGCAGGAGGGCAGGGAGAATTATTTGAGTATGACTTGCAGGGAACTCCTTGTGAAAAGGTCTTGCAAGGGCAAATTTGCTATTATCCATCCGAACTCCAAACCCTGTTTCCGGAGGACACTCCAGCGATCGAAGCAGGATTAAACAGCTATTTAGGAATTCCCCTTGCTGACTCCGGTGGCAATATTTTAGGACACCTGGCAGTGATGGATGTCAAAGCAATGAAGCCAGACTCAGGACGCGAACTGATCCTGAAAATCTTTGCGGCACGTGCTGGGGCAGAACTCGAACGCAAACGAGCAGAGGCAGCTTTACGCATTGCGAAAGAAGCAGCAGAAGCAGCAAACCGCGCCAAAAGCACTTTTCTGGCAAATATGAGCCACGAACTGCGAACACCGCTAAATGCCATTTTGGGATTTGCTCAACTCATGGAGCGAGATATCAGCCTCAGCATGAGTCAACAGGAATCGCTTCGCATTATCAATCGCAGCGGTGAGCATTTGCTCGAACTCATCAATGATGTGCTGGAAATGTCCAAAATTGAAGCCGGACGCATTACGCTCAATCCTGCTCCTTTTGACCTGCACCAACTGCTTCACGCACTCCGTGAAATGTTTCTGATTCGGGCAACCTCTAAAGGGTTATCTCTGGAATTTTATCTCGCCCCCGATCTGCCACAATATGTTTTCTCTGATGAAGGCAAACTCCGGCAGGTGTTGATGAACCTGCTCAGCAACGCTGTAAAATTCACGCAGCAGGGTAAGATCATTCTCCGAGTGAGCAGTCAGCAGAGCAGCATTGCCCCTGAAGCCCCCGTCCCTCATGCCTTACCTCTCTCCCTTCACTTCGAGGTTTCCGACACTGGACAAGGTATTGCCTCAGAAGAAATTGGTACTTTATTTCAACCCTTTGTCCAGACAGCAAGCAGTGCTCAGGCGAAAGAAGGAACCGGGCTAGGCTTGGCAATTAGTCGCCAATTTATTCGGTTAATGGGTGGCGAAATTGATGTCAGCAGTCAGTTGAAACAGGGATCAAGGTTTTGGTTTTCAATTTCTGTCCAGATAGCATCTGCTTCTCAAGTCAGCTTACCGCTACCCCAAGGCAAAGTCTTGCACCTTGCTCCGAATCAGCCGACTTACCGCATCCTGGTAGTGGACGATCGCCCTGAAAACCGAGACTTAATTGCCCAACTCTTGAACCGGGTCGGCTTCCAAACGAACAGCGCCAATAATGGGCAAGAGGCGATCGAGCAATGGCAGCGCTGGCAGCCCCACCTGATTTGGATGGATATGCGGATGCCCGTGATGGATGGCTATGAAGCAACCCGACGGATTCGAGCGGCAGAGACGGAAACAAACCTGCATCAGCGATGCAAAATTATTGCCCTGACTGCCAGTGCTTTTGACGAACAACAATCCAGCATTCTTGCCGCAGGCTGCGATGATCTTGTCTGTAAACCCTTTCGCGAATCAACCATTTTTGACAAGCTGACGACTCATCTGGGCGTGGAATTCCTTTACGCTGAACCCGCAGAACCACACCGATCGCCAACTTATTTCTCCACTGCATCACCCGATTCCCCAGAAACCAGTTTCATTTTTCATCCCTCATCCCTGACTTCCCTCCCCTCAAGCTGGGTTGCAGATCTCGCTCTCGCTGCCCTTGCCGTTGATAACGATCGAATCTTTCAACTGATTGATCAGCTGCCTGAGTCGCATCGAGCTTTAGCTCAAAGATTAACCGAACTGGTGCAGCAGTTTGATTTTGATGCAATTTTAGAACTGGCACAGGAAAATCAAGAGAGTGGGGAACAGCGAACAGGGGACGGGGAGTAA